aaaaaaccaagaaaaagataccccgctgggaatcgaactcacgacgttGTGGCCGCGACGGAAAGCGCCCGACCCCCTACCGAccgagctaactcgggagatgctagacacggcgcgaacgcgccttatatctttcacacattctctttcgcggcgggcgaagcggggaggtgccgccgtctgtgagatgtgaaaagaagtaatgcttcacgatcgacacttactagcgctcaCTCCAAGACTGCGCGCGATATatgaggccatggttaaagcgtctcgataccagagaggcagactggccgcgctggcgtcgccgaggcactcttgacgcagttacgttctttgcctttggcttcgtgttagcctgcgtcggctcatcgtagtagtggagcttccgcgtgcaccaacgggatttctccgccgccgactgcttcaattgcgagagcaccgactaacaaaaccgctgcaatatgcgttgcagaaagcacgcgatttcgacgggcgaatgtcgtgccttggtggagcgagagcagcgcctgcgagacagaggccagcgggacgcacgcgtttgcggctcaggctacgaacctctacctcccctgttgctgaagcgcagtgtgtgttatgtatgcacgagcacaggcgtcggctacccattgcaagaaagcgcacaccgtgccgtttctctccttaattgacgacgcgttgaagaagtgcataccgggtaccagtgttgattatgagcttgttgatatcatccttacgcgggattcacgattcgctgtgtccaaatatatgttcacaccgtcagctaccacaacagtttaatcatgatcatgggcgttagtcgtcgcgatagagacatgctgtcaacatgggtgcatccacgtcaaaacggtgctatagctgccaaacacgaatagacattgtacaagctctcatatatcactacacaataagcactactactgtgaagacacgtttcactttcgtgttataccgattcctatgacggagggatcagccatgtttttttttaaatcacataTGCGTACATTGCACGTGCGGAAATATTTCAAAGAACAAGCGAAGGTTTCCTGAGGCGAAGTAGGGGTGAGCCTAAACATAGACGTGCACACAGAAGGGGGCAGAGCGCACCCTACACCCCACTCCCCCTAATCATCTGCGGGGGAAGTTGTGGGTGCCAAGTTAGCCCCGTACAGTTACCACTTCGGTTCTGCCCCGTGATAGTGTGAgccagtgatgccaacctaagtGGACGTTTTCTCCCTAGGTTGACCCTCGAAGATACCCTAGTTTGCACGAAAAATCGCCAGATTGACTTTTTAATGTCGTCATTGAGGCTAATTCATATTTTACAAACTATAAATATAGTTCGCTTTGTCGCCGAATTCACTTGAACATTATTAGAAGTAAAAAGCCCCATATTGACAGCTACTGAAGGTTTTTTTTCTCCGTTTTCTGTGGAGTACATGCACATAAAGGGCTTGCAGACGGCGCCAGTTGCTACAGACGCAGACAAATTTGTCATGTGCCTGTAGCCCCTTTCTTGTAACTGCAGCTTGCGAGGTAGtggtcaatttctaattttccacatttgcaATGAGCGTTGCATGATTTGCAGTAGATATACAGGGCCCTTTTTTTACTTGCCGGTAACCATCATGTGTACTTTCGATCAGATTCCCATGTGGTCAAGTATTTTTgttgctattttcgttcttaTGAAAACGGCGCAGCGGAAAGACAAAACATACGAACAGTCTCTTCGTCTCTTTCCGCCAGGCGTTTTCATAAtaatgaattcgtaccaacttgcACAATTGTCAGTCCTACTTTCGCTTATTTTCTCTCAATGTCTCCTGGTCCAGAAATTATTAGACATGGACATGCAGCAGCAAACACTCAAAGCGCTCATGATAATACGCGCATGTGCTAAACACTTCCGACGACGAAGTTTCATTTCCCCCCATATTCAGCACACATGTATAAGAATCTCGCGTTACAGAAATGCTATCGCCTTCACTCGGCCCACTAGAGCATCAAAACCCTCTCAAATGAAAAACAGCAAATAGCGAACGTTAACGTTTCTGATAGCACTTCTAGCTGAAAAAGCGTGATCATCTCAGTAATGCCTCTCATTAGGCCGCGTGATGGAGCATTTCCCGAGCTTTACAAAAATCCCTAGATTTAATAAAGAGACCTCAAATCACTGAGATAGAAAATTTCTACATCTAGGGATAAATTCCTAGGATTGACATCACTGGTGTGAGCAGACAGCCCACGCAGGCTTTTGACCATAATGGCGGCTGGGGGCCCCTGATGTTACGTTCAAAGATCTGTCTGCTTCCCATCGTTACCCCGGGAAAGCCGGTGTCGAAAATGAGGCCATTGTGAgaggcacgtcatcgcttcattttcgtttCTGCATCCATCGCGAatattgttttctttcggactcgacctaCCTATTAAAAGGTCTCTGCCTGGTATAGCAAGCTAAAGTTAAGCGTTTTCATATACGTCACGTAAGTATCCGAGAAACGAAACATCGGTGATTGAAAGTACAGCGTCCTCAAGCCATTTGTTTGTTTGGAGTGCTAGGTATTGAACTTTAGCGCATGAGAATCATCAACGTATGCATAACAAAACCTGAAACTGTGTATCTAAAGGAAGTTATCATTTTTGTCTCCCCGTCTCCATTCCTAATTTAATTAATAAGCTGCAGTTGCAAGTCGCACGATCATCCTGCGGTGTGCAACCTGAACATTTGCACAGAACATTGAAGTGGCAACAGGGTTTCACCATCATAGACACAGTGCAGTCTTATACAATCTCGATGCTTAACAGTATACCAAGGGGTGACACCGATATGCCACTATTTGCTTACAACCGTGCAGAAATGACTGAAACTGAGTGCAGAGTTTGCTGATAGGAAAGCAGAGGCGCTACTGAGCACAGCCCTATTATTTGCGCGGTGCTAGGTGCTCGGACTTTCAAACGACAGCGTCCTCTCGCTCGACTATTACTCCAGAGGTCCCCAGCGCTATCGTTCCTTACAATCGCAAGTTACAAAACCTGTAAGATCCCATTTGACACCCTGTCCAGGGAGGTCTTACAGCCGTTGCTGGGTACGTTTCAGTGCAGTTGCTTAGGAATTCACTGACTTGTGGTTGCTCGTTCAATGTTGCTAATATTCTCCATGCATGAAGTCGCCTAAAATTAAGCAAATAATTAAACACACCTGACCATACCACACCGCAGTGTTGAGTGCTACAAAGAGTCGTAGAGTGTCTTCTACACAGCGCCCTACTATGCAAGCATTCAATGTTGCAAACGTTCAATGTTGCAAAGATAAGTCGCTCGGACTGCACCATGACGACTATCTACAGTATGCTTACTAGTGGTCCCTTGGGGTCACTTCTAGAGGTCACCGTCGACGGTGATGCTGTGTTGAACGCCCACCAAGCCCCCTATATCGTGATCGCGATCCGTTATGTTTCGACGTTCGGCGACGGCGCACCTTACGATTAACAGTTAATGTGTCGCTCTCGTTGCTTGAATCTGACCTGTACGTCGTGCGGCGCTTGGGAATTGTCGCATCCACAGAAACATGCATGTCGTCTTCTGACACTGTAGCAGGATGAAAAAAGCTGCTACAGAACTGAGGCGCCCTTATTTGATGTTTCTTCAGTGCCATTCTTGGAAGATACGGCCTCCTCTCTAACAGGCTGGTCAGAACAATTTCAGGTCAACTGCTTCCATGGTCCACTCGGTTCTTCACTTGCAGCAGTTTCCACAGACGCAACGACTGTTGTTTTCTTTGCATCTTCCGTATGCATTCTGTTTAATCCTGTAGCGCTTGACGCAGTGTCTCCCGTCGCGTCGAGAACTTCTGTGGCATCCGTAATATACTCCTGCAAGTCATCATCTGGTTGCTGCGTGCGTTGTCGTAATTTGTTAGTTTAGGTCATGACACATTcctcagcagaatgacgaaagCGACGACAGTTATCGCAGCGAGGAGTCCTGTAGTTACGACGGATGTGCACTACTTTATTACAGCGAAGACAAAGTGGTGGGCGGCCAAGAATTAGtacgaagtacccgcgttctccagaGCCAGTCGCATGAGAAAGTTGTGATAATGTgcctctgctgttgttttgcataGCCCTGacggcaagggcgtagccaagggggggggggggatttttcaattttgcttgcgtatatatacacacacacatacaaacgcacgcacgaacatatataaagtatggttgaaccccccccccccgaaaaaaatcacagcatatccacggagtgaatgatgatgagtgggcgaagctgcggaggttcatcggtaaaccgtgaatcttccgtgaattctgcccagtacatcatcaccgacgtgagatcgggcgcgtttatactaaaggttcgatgagttatgacgactttgcagctcactttaattttacatgtacgctgtgaattttcaatgtttagaaaaccattgctttagaaaacatctggcgtctttcgttaagcagctggcgtcttttcgttttgctttagaaacatctggcgttctttcgttttgcttttagaaaacatctggcgtctttcgttggtttatttcatcaaacaacggcgttttgaacaaaacttttattgtttaatcacgcacaggagaaatctcaccaggcactaccttggaggtaaacaatggctgctaatgagaatgagaaacagaagaagtcggcttttagctcttacacttctacttctactaacgtttcctactggaacatgccaatggctgctaatggggaatgagagacagaagaattcggcttttagttaacgcgcacgctgcgaattttttattgttcaacaacgcacaggaaaaatctcccaacggcaccaccttggaggtcaagatctggtactagtgttacgactggttacgcactacgactacgacaactacgagggacgaacgggtgccgccttaaggaacttcgcccctaaaaatttctggctacgcccctgcctgacggagaACCGTCGTAATGAAGCTCAGCTGAAGCTCTGACCacggtgcgtgccgtgtaacacggagtggGCAGCTAGAGGTAGATTGAAGACGCATGatacgcacgctatgacatccTCTAATCTGAgctggtcgtcacaacacagcgtcgcgcacgtacgttttgaaggttCAGAGCTCCGGTTCTAACTGACCAAGACGTgcatcatacaagtaaatcgcaaaatgttggtcgtgaccacttTCAGGTCGTCGtagccatctcggaggccaccgttgtgcctttggttgtaccccgcgaaagtgtaCTGGCACGTgaccccatttgcagtatatgcaaacggaagacaaccatcaagaggccatttgaggatgcgtattAAAATAGTCCAATGcgcaggaagcgagagatgaaggaagaatgcaactgaaaagatGAAAATCGCTGGgaccattcgtccctgatgaagcGAGCTTtttaccactgatcgtaagatacataacTAAGTAAATTggtcgtgtatgtacttcatcgctttggcattacgtatatacccgatattaacgcatttaggcgctagagaatggacgtcggagggcttgcctcgaactagATGTCGTTcaatgctcgcttgtacttgcgagttgcagcgcgccggaataactgAAACCTGCCTTTCATTCGTTTCTTtcctctgctgtttcgcattgcAACCGCAGTTCGCTTCGTTGAGCTTCCGTCTTTTTTGAAGCGTGGATCGGAGGAAGAAGCTTTCTAGATCCTtcattttcaggaaaccgcgcctcgacaccaacgacaGAGGGGGtttctattgtggcctatgcacattcgcgtgcgggctgcgatgagggcgctggtggcgtcgtttttcgcagcgccgcctaaGACAGACGTAAGACACAGAGTCTGAGGTCTACATcatagacttgtatagtatagtaaagcacGGTGGCGggtaagggaagtgagggtgaggaggagagaggggaggagggcagagagttaagcatagcatagagagaaaggCGAAAAAGGCAGAAATATAAAGTAATGTTGTCAGATACAAAGAAGGAGCAGGGGATcgaaagaaaaaggaagtgataatagagagggagagaaaaagaaagaagggcaaCAAGGAGAAAGATACAAAAAAGCGACAAAGAaacaatagaaagaaacagagacaaaagagACATACATTAAACAGTGAGATGAAAGAACAgggaagagaggaagaaatagagaaataatgCGAAACACAGAAGGCCGCCCAGCACCGCACTCCCTTCagccttcgcaccactagtgcgaagcatcacagctgataactagtcacgtgacaaaaatccCGTAACATCTAGgcacatgactaaaatcacgtaacatccagTCACGTGAATAAATAACCACGTAACCCTCACGTACcgaaaatcacgtaacatgacataactagccacgtgactagaatcatgtaacatcatGTAACTACTCGCGTGACTAAACATCACGTAACATTTAGTCACGCGAATAAAGTCACGCAACACGCAACATCACTCGTCACGTGACATGCGCCcaccataaaccacgtaacagctagccatgtgacatgttcccaccaaaaaccacgtaacagctagtcacgtgtataaaatcacaacatcacgtaacaggtagTTACGTGACATGCCTAGCCAAGTCTAGGCAtgcttagtactactagcaaacaCTGAGCCTATCAGCAAAAACTTGGCAATACTTGGCAATACTAGCAAAACCTAGCTGGGTCGAAGACCAGCTCCGCTGATgattccagccttgcgccactaatgCAGGCTGCGCATTTTTTTATGCTGCGTTTACTGCGGCCGTgcacgccgtggtagcttagcaagtaaagtgtcgcactgctaagctcgaggtcgcGGCTTGAATCCCTACCCGTGGAGGCCGCGCTTCGATGGGCCAAAATGTAAGAACACCTTCGTACTTAGCTTCAGGTGCACGTTCAAGCACCTTCGCATTGCGGCGTGGTTCAGTGGTAGGGGAGAATACAGGTGAATTAAGACAAAAATTTGCAGGTAGCATATCGTTCGTGTTCCGGTTATGCTTCACGGTGTCACTGTACTACGCCATCGGCATATGTTCTAATTTGGCATAGCTAGTTCATCGACACTTCTTTTCTATGTATTCATATTGCTTATATCATAGTCCGCCTAGCTGTTCTTGTCATCGGCACCGCTTTTCGAAGATGCGTCCTTCCAGCAACGCGCACTCTGCAGGAACCGGACACGCCTAGCTACTGTGTTTATAACACAAGACTTGTGTTTTGTAAACTACAGAACTCCAAGGCTGATGGTTGTGGAAGTGTTATATTGGAGCTCCTAACAAGCTCCACTGTGATTCATTAGGACTACCCTATGCATGCGCCAAATATGTTGTCCTTGAGAAAAGGCCTCCTAACAGAGCGTTCACTCGTGTTGCTTGCTGAAAACagtgtgagtgcaagaccatgaAATGTGCAATTTCTCTTGAattgcatagccttgtagagTACGTTTCCGGATTTCAGTATTCCGATGGTCTCGAGTAATTCCCTGCCCGACAGCTGCGCCGATATGAGGACGTGGGGGAAACACTTGTAGCATATAATGAGCATATGTATATCCACATTGGTGTGTTCGCCGTGAAGTAGTTCGGTTGCCGTCTTCATACCATCGCCATGCACTGTCTTCGTCACGCTGGCATCAGCACGACCTATAGAGTCATCAGTGGTGTCGTCATCGTCTTACTGTCGTCATCCCGTAATCTTCGTGGCCTAAAATCATGTACAGCGTTATGCATGTTGTAAGATAGGTTAACAATTCAGACATTTTCTTATAAACAAATGCGCGTGCGTGATAAATTCTATTTTGAAGGCTATATCTGTTGTATGATTTCAGTGAACGGAAGGTCTAATATCGGGTTCCTAGAATATGTATGCATCATTACAGGAGTAGCAATGATGAATTGCGAAGCAACAAGACCAAGTACTTTAACATTGCAGCGCTGAGGCTTCGCACAATGCCGCAGCATATTTCTCGGCAAATACAGAGCGACCACAACACCGCCTCTCTTTTCCCTTatattaaggcgatagccttatgTGCCTCGTCAAACGGGtatagtgaccgtcggcgtcgtacTCGTGTTAACATCAATGGCATTaaaaatcattatcatcatcatttttatTCTTCCTCTGATAATCTGATTGTCCGTCTGGACggactggaaggcaaaagccaaccggtgacgtcatcatcatcGAAGAAGAAGAACATAATTGTGACCGCACCAGATGAGTTTCACCTTGAACGCGTTgtgggcgaatgcataagggaccctgcgagtttttaccAACAGAGATGTTTAAGCCGAGCATTGGTGCGTGACGggtgaacagaaattatcatcaacatgaaccggcacgcgatctcttcttcctcttcgtcatctGCTTCGCCctcacaacacgtgcgccgatttgtccggcgagggATGGAATATCTGTCATGGATGAGAGAACAACTACagacgagagaaagagaaagtgctTGGCGaagaaaatttcttgacgagacGAGAttagaacccgcgtacccacgatccgaagtcgagcatcgtaactactcgtctatccaggcacgctagcagagcgtaacatagccttgtatggtagtACAGCAAGGGTGCGGGAAAGGAAAGCGAGGGTGATGATGATAGATGTGAGAGTGAGAggaaagggagagagtaaagcctagcatagaaagagaaagtgacaaaatgagagaaaggaagggaataaaaatagaaagagagaaattgagaaAATCAAAGAGAGAAATGTGTagacacaaagagaaaaaaagctaGAAGAGGAagcgagagcgagagagaaagtaaggaaagaaagagaaagaaagataggaggagcgagaaatataaagaaatatatacatagagaaagaaggaagtaTAAATAAATGCAcacaaagaagaaagagaaacagagaaggccgCCGAGTTCCGCACTTCGTTCAGGCTTAATTGGAACCACCAGTGCGAAGTTCACTTAATTTTTATCCATAGATCATTTGCTTTCTTTATGCATTGATCAATTCATCCCGCTAGAAGCAGCTAGAAAAAGTTCAATTACTGCTGATGATTTGTTGGGTTGCACCCTAAACACGCAGCCACAGCACTATGTGTTTCTGGTTGCTGTTAGCTCCGCCTTTTTAAGAAACGATAAAGTTTGTTTGGAGGTTCCTCCTGCATCATATTGACCCCATCCTTTCTACCTGTTTCTCACTTTATGCTTTTCAGATGAACACTTTTCCTTTAAAGGTCCTTAAATGAATCCGTAATAGTGAGATAGAGCCGTTTCACTACAGCCCGGTCTCTCTAAAAACGCATATGTAAAAATAGCTGCGCGGTCCAGTGAAGATTTACCTAGATAATTTCCTCTCACAACCATGAATAGGTATGTGTCGTCTATCGGTTGTTTTCGCACGACGCTATCGGACCGTATCAGCTTCTGCCACGTGGCGGGATGGCCTACTCAACATTGTATGAAGTTTCATATCAATACTAAAAGCAAATGTCCATAGTGTTCGCTGCCCCAAACGGACCCACAAGCGTTTCCCACTTTTTATTTCTCACATAGACACAGAGGGTCATGACGACATGGAATATCCTAGCCTTATACAACGCACGCCACTCGGAACCTCCAAGGAATTCTCATAAAGTGCCAGCACGTTGCAAACGTGCTGGCACTTTATGAGTTATATATTTAGTCAAGCATTTCCGTTACGGCAGACGTTCGCCGCAATTCCACATGGATGACTGGAAAGAATACAATGGATATGCTTGTTGCTTTGTTTCAACCAGATGAATCAGTCGGATCACCGAAATAGTCTGTGGACCAGCACCCTGGTTCAGGTTATTAACGTATGCTGTCAATACTGTATAATATAGCCCCCGCTATAAATTACACGTTAAGTGCACTAATTTCTTCTGCTACGTTTATGCTGACACCTTGCAAGATGTGCGATGCTCGTCCgctgttacgttttttttttcctcaagcaTATCTCGCAGCGCCAACAGACATCATCGTGGGGGCACAGAACAGAATAAATGAAGTCAGCAGAATTTCGGCTGATGACTTCTGCTGGTAGCTAACTACAATTAGATGTGTTCTCATTAAGGAAATTCCAAAAGAACTCCCCTGGGAAGATGTTGTTAACTTTAAAAATATGGTCAATTCTGCAGGCGCGTAATGTGGAGGACGCAAGTAAGATGACGCCGCAATCCTAATTTGGTTATTAAAGATTGAACAAGCCGATTTTTGAGGCATTGTACCTTCGCACCACATATTGGGCATACCATCATAAAGGCCTTATCCTGTGGCATTCGATCAGCCATAGCCAAGTCATTTTGCCccgcacataaaaaaaatttagtagcttagctcggctatgccaggatatacgtagcatgaGCTAAGCTTCAGcggattattcttagctctcctggttgtctaggattagattgattatcatgcttaccgcTGTTTCAACGATACACAcgcggtatacgcattatgtgacacatgtatattcattttttgctcaacgccatgtCTCTCTTGCCACAAAGATCAGTGTAGTGGTcggtgtagtaacacgctgctgtctctatggccccaacacccggcgcagcgtcagacggccactggacaacttagaaaaagaaaacaagacagaACAGGCACGTATCGGCAACAAAGCAAAACTGCTTTATTGTTTAGCTGATGAGCACGTTTTGTGTGAGAGTTggcgcacacacaacacacacagatTACAGGGTCATCCCTGACTCTCGCATGACCATGCGCGTTTAGGTGAATGCCGCGAGCGTGAAAAACATGTCGTTCGCTGGTGATCTCACCAAACCACGCGAAAGTTTTTACAAagcaataaagtgctaacaaagaaGACAAGTAAGGTGTGTATGCGACTTGGGTTAAGATTACTGTTTCCATTGAAACTGAGTTGTGACCTTTTTCGTTTTGTCTCTTACAGTAGACGAGTGAGGAAGAGGAACACACTAGACAATGGGCAACAGGCATATTGAGTACAAACTGGATCTTCCTTTGTGGAGCTGGGGCGGTAAAATCGCTTGACAACTTCTGTATGGCGTCCAGACGTTAACTCTTAATGAGAACAGCGATGGGGTTTTTTGAGCCACGTTGTCTTCTTTGTTACCACTCTCGTCGTAAAACGTAGCACTGTGTGCTTTTCGGCAACGCGGGTAATTCGAGTGCATTGTGTCATTCAAACAGGGACGATGGAGTGGCGCTCATGTATATACAACTTAACGAAAGCCTTTCTTTGAAAGCCGTATTAGCGCGGAGCTCGGCGATACACATCAGATGTGCCATAAACTTCTCCATATCACAAGTATCAAACCACGTTTTCCATGCCGAGTGACGTTACCGACGTTAGGTCGAGTTTCAAAGCTACAGGAAGAAAAAGGACCTAACCAGTTTGTACTGATGAACTTTCTCTGCGGTTTCGATCGGTACGCATGGATTGTAGATTAGCGACCACGATACACAGTCCCCGCACGTATCACAGAATCGCAGAAGTGAACGCTTTCACTGAACCTTGCTCTTGCCGTGATCGCTCTCCTCGATTATTCTGCGGGTGCTGTTCCTGTCCCGGTAGGCCTTGAAGTAGAAGCGCATGAACATAGTGAAGAAGAAGACTGCCTCGCACAGCATGATGTAGATGTGTGGCCTCGGGTAACCGCAGTTGTAGAACATCGGGACCAGCATGTGAACGAAAATGATGCAGAACTGGACGAGCTGCACTTGGGTTAGGTAGCGCTTCCACCAGAGGTGCTTCTGCACGGCGGGTCCCAGCAGGGAAAGGAAGTAGTAGGTGTACATGATGATGTGCACGAAGCAGTTGAGTATGATGGTAAGTGCCGCCTGGCCGTCCGGACCGTAGCCGACACCGTAGCAGCCGTTGAACACCACGAGGATGTGGTGAGCTACGTGCAAGAAAGAAACGTGCGAGTCCTTCTTCCTCAGGACAAAGAACACCGTGTCCATGAAGTCAGCGATCCGCACCAGCATGTACCACCAGCACAGGTTGAGAAGGCTCATGGTGACCTCGTCGCGGGTCTCGTAGTTGATACCTTGGCAGAACAGGCTGTAGCCGCCGCCCATGTAGGTCTTCGAGAGGAAGGCTGTCATAAAATAGGCGTTCAGAACCACCATGCATGCATTGTAGATGTTGACGATTGGCTTGATATTGTCGTACGGCT
This window of the Rhipicephalus sanguineus isolate Rsan-2018 chromosome 2, BIME_Rsan_1.4, whole genome shotgun sequence genome carries:
- the LOC119382184 gene encoding elongation of very long chain fatty acids protein AAEL008004; translation: MSALADELILDRDPRTADWVLAGNREFLVSLFMVYVYVVKVGGPRFMKDRKPYDNIKPIVNIYNACMVVLNAYFMTAFLSKTYMGGGYSLFCQGINYETRDEVTMSLLNLCWWYMLVRIADFMDTVFFVLRKKDSHVSFLHVAHHILVVFNGCYGVGYGPDGQAALTIILNCFVHIIMYTYYFLSLLGPAVQKHLWWKRYLTQVQLVQFCIIFVHMLVPMFYNCGYPRPHIYIMLCEAVFFFTMFMRFYFKAYRDRNSTRRIIEESDHGKSKVQ